One genomic window of Gavia stellata isolate bGavSte3 chromosome 7, bGavSte3.hap2, whole genome shotgun sequence includes the following:
- the LOC104250710 gene encoding homeobox protein SIX4: MSSASPTDEITSAVEIKQENVMEILSEASKVPPDGAAAGALNPAPPPPPAAAPFPMEHAGSAAAGEEGAADQVLLHTELLARNHHAASSPSSSSSSSSSSSSSSQTPLAFSPDHVACVCEALQQGGNLDRLARFLWSLPPSDLLRGNESLMKARALVAFHQGIYAELYSILESHNFDSSNHPLLQELWYKARYTEAERARGRPLGAVDKYRLRRKYPLPRTIWDGEETVYCFKEKSRNALKELYKQNRYPSPAEKRNLAKITGLSLTQVSNWFKNRRQRDRNPSETQSKSESDGNPSTEDESSKGQEDLSPHPLSSSSDSVTSLSLPGHMEPVYMQQLGNTKIALSSSGVLLNGNLVPANTSPVFLNGSSFLQGPNGVILNGLSVGASQTVTLNSPKTTSSVVSNGVSITDILSSSSEDVKDFKLLQASVPNATAATFSPTNIPVSFPGLIPSSEVKRESVQTAASQDGGSVVTFTAPVQINQYGIVQIPNSGTNGQLLNGSIGFSSLQLPPVSVAASQGNVSVNPSTSDGGTFTTESSTVQQGKVFFSPLAPSAVVYTVPNSGQAVGSVKQEGLERSLVFSQLMPVSQNTQLNVNMSSENISSGGLQSLASSLVNVTPSHNFSLTPPTLLNAAELNSGISESQSLSSPVTSTSTVISISNTNYATLQNCSLITSQDLLSISTAQPALGEIVSTSGERVSHSSAQVHQDFVREHRLVLQAVPDVKENFLPNSESKSTGNLMMLDSKSKYVMSNMVDTVCEELETDKKELAKLQTVQMDEDMQDL, from the exons ATGTCTTCTGCCTCCCCCACGGACGAGATCACGAGCGCGGTGGAGATCAAGCAGGAAAATGTGATGGAAATCCTCTCTGAAGCCAGCAAGGTGCCCCCCGAcggggccgcggcgggagcCCTCaaccccgcgccgccgccccctcccgccgctgccccgTTCCCCATGGAGCACGCAggctccgccgccgccggggaggagggagccGCGGACCAGGTACTGCTCCACACGGAACTCCTGGCCAGGAATCACCAcgctgcctcctctccctcctcctcgtcgtcgtcttcttcctcctcctcctcctcctcgcagACCCCCCTGGCTTTCTCCCCGGACCACGTCGCCTGCGTCTGCGAGGCGCTGCAGCAAGGTGGGAACCTGGACCGCCTGGCCAGGTTCCTGTGGTCTTTGCCCCCGAGCGATCTGCTACGTGGCAACGAGAGCCTGATGAAAGCCCGGGCGCTGGTGGCTTTCCACCAGGGCATCTACGCCGAGCTCTACAGCATCCTGGAGAGCCACAACTTCGACTCCTCCAACCACCCGCTCCTGCAGGAGCTCTGGTACAAGGCTCGCTACACCGAGGCGGAGCGAGCCCGGGGCAGACCCCTGGGGGCGGTGGACAAGTACAGGCTGCGGAGGAAATACCCTCTGCCCAGGACGATCTGGGACGGCGAGGAGACGGTCTACTGCTTCAAGGAGAAGTCCCGCAACGCGCTGAAGGAGCTCTACAAGCAGAACCGGTACCCCTCGCCGGCCGAGAAGCGCAACCTGGCCAAGATCACCGGGCTGTCCCTCACCCAGGTCAGCAACTGGTTCAAGAACCGCAGGCAGCGGGACCGCAACCCTTCCGAGACCCAGTCCAAAAG CGAGTCAGATGGCAACCCTAGCACAGAAGATGAATCCAGTAAGGGGCAGGAGGATTTatctccccatcctctctcCAGCTCATCCGACAGCGTTACCAGCCTCAGCCTTCCTGGCCACATGGAGCCCGTCTACATGCAGCAGCTCGGAAACACTAAAATAGCCTTGAGCTCATCTGGCGTCTTGTTGAACGGAAACCTCGTGCCTGCCAATACCTCTCCCGTCTTCCTGAATGGTAGCTCTTTTCTTCAGGGACCCAACGGTGTCATTCTCAATGGACTCAGCGTGGGGGCTTCGCAGACGGTTACCTTAAATTCACCCAAAACCACGTCCAGCGTTGTGAGCAACGGTGTGTCCATTACTGACATATTGTCGTCTTCGTCAGAAGATGTTAAGGACTTCAAACTTCTTCAGGCTTCGGTCCCCAATGCCACGGCAGCCACCTTCAGCCCCACCAACATCCCAGTCTCATTCCCAGGATTGATACCGAGCTCAGAGGTGAAAAGGGAAAGCGTACAAACTGCTGCTTCCCAAGATGGAGGCTCCGTAGTTACATTTACTGCTCCTGTCCAAATAAACCAGTATGGCATTGTCCAGATCCCCAATTCAGGAACAAATGGCCAGCTGTTGAACGGAAGCATcggtttttcttctttgcagctGCCTCCCGTTTCAGTAGCAGCTTCACAAG GTAACGTTTCAGTAAATCCCAGCACATCTGATGGAGGAACTTTTACAACTGAATCTTCAACAGTGCAGCAAGGAAAGGTTTTCTTCAGCCCCCTCGCTCCAAGTGCAGTCGTCTATACGGTTCCCAATTCAGGCCAGGCAGTAGGCTCTGTCAAGCAAGAAGGACTGGAAAGAAGCCTTGTGTTTTCTCAGTTGATGCCAGTCAGTCAGAACACACAACTAAATGTAAACAtgtcttctgaaaatatatCCAGCGGAGGACTTCAGTCCCTGGCCTCCTCGTTGGTGAATGTAACGCCCTCACATAATTTTTCCCTCACACCACCAACTCTTCTaaatgctgcagaactgaaCTCTGGTATCTCGGAGAGCCAGTCCCTGTCATCGCCTGTGACCAGTACCTCTACCGTGATATCTATCAGCAACACTAACTATGCAACCCTTCAGAACTGTTCCCTCATTACCAGTCAAGATCTGTTATCCATTTCTACAGCACAGCCCGCGCTTGGAGAAATAGTTTCTACAAGCGGAGAAcgtgtcagccactcctctgcACAAGTACATCAAGATTTTGTCAGAGAGCACAGGTTAGTTCTGCAAGCCGTACCTGACGTCAAAGAAAATTTCTTACCTAATTCGGAGAGTAAGTCAACTGGCAATTTAATGATGCTGGATTCGAAATCCAAGTATGTTATGAGTAACATGGTTGACACGGTTTGTGAAGAACTGGAAACGGACAAAAAAGAACTTGCCAAACTGCAGACAGTTCAGATGGATGAAGATATGCAAGacttgtaa